The following are encoded in a window of Thiovulum sp. ES genomic DNA:
- a CDS encoding Flagellar hook-basal body protein FlgE (PFAM: Domain of unknown function (DUF1078)~TIGRFAM: fagellar hook-basal body proteins) — protein MNDTFYTSLIGAKTFSKAIDIVGHNISNSNLAGYRAKSVEFSNIFTQNLNASGGGAVSSQKEYGSQIQTSVMSQRQGALTTTDSTFDLAIEGNGWFGLQTADGTVAYTRNGGFNIDKERYLVDYSGQYVTGTMANNIVFNADATNNRLTNVVSELDLGVPTNQTKLRLPNMLTYPKKVTDEVTITGNLGTADEERKFSSTLVSSADEVNTVSVTMVKSATQPTVGSSWDAVATVTNADGTVTFDKKSGTLVFDGNGRIKSSTMPSVSNDGNRVSLNFGKGSAGLQANDSADVAFTIAKNGNPEGELSTYGVMQNGDIVALFDNGFKTVVAKVAIYHFHNEQGLQDVGASFYRDTTASGEPIFYRDDAGELITTEGLVLEHSLEESNIDNATALSSLMILQKAFDASSRALKAGDDMIKQALSMDA, from the coding sequence ATGAATGATACTTTTTATACGAGTTTAATTGGTGCAAAGACATTTTCAAAAGCGATTGATATTGTTGGACACAATATTTCAAACTCAAACCTTGCAGGATACCGAGCAAAAAGTGTGGAGTTTTCAAACATTTTTACTCAAAACCTAAATGCTAGTGGTGGCGGAGCGGTCTCTTCACAAAAAGAGTATGGTTCTCAAATTCAGACTTCAGTAATGAGTCAAAGACAAGGTGCTTTGACAACTACCGATTCAACTTTTGATTTAGCGATTGAGGGAAATGGTTGGTTTGGTTTGCAAACTGCGGATGGAACTGTTGCTTATACAAGAAATGGTGGATTTAATATTGACAAAGAGCGGTATCTTGTAGATTACAGCGGTCAATATGTTACGGGAACAATGGCAAATAATATTGTTTTTAATGCTGATGCGACAAATAATAGATTGACAAATGTTGTTTCTGAATTAGATTTAGGAGTTCCAACAAATCAGACAAAACTCCGACTACCAAACATGCTAACTTATCCCAAAAAAGTTACTGACGAAGTTACGATTACTGGAAATTTAGGAACAGCGGATGAAGAGCGAAAATTTTCATCAACTCTAGTTTCAAGTGCCGATGAGGTCAATACTGTTAGTGTTACAATGGTAAAAAGTGCGACACAACCAACTGTTGGTTCTTCATGGGATGCTGTTGCGACTGTAACAAATGCAGATGGAACTGTTACTTTTGATAAAAAAAGCGGAACTCTTGTTTTTGACGGAAACGGAAGAATCAAATCTTCAACAATGCCTTCAGTAAGTAATGACGGAAATCGGGTTTCACTAAATTTTGGAAAAGGCAGTGCTGGACTACAAGCAAATGATAGTGCAGATGTTGCTTTTACAATTGCAAAAAATGGAAATCCAGAAGGTGAATTAAGTACTTATGGAGTTATGCAAAATGGTGATATTGTTGCACTTTTTGATAATGGATTTAAAACTGTTGTTGCAAAAGTTGCTATTTATCATTTCCACAATGAGCAAGGTTTGCAAGATGTTGGTGCTAGTTTTTATCGAGACACGACTGCAAGTGGAGAACCTATTTTTTATCGAGATGATGCGGGAGAACTTATCACAACTGAGGGACTTGTTCTTGAACACTCACTTGAAGAGAGTAATATCGATAATGCGACTGCACTTAGTAGTTTGATGATTTTGCAAAAAGCCTTTGATGCATCTTCTCGGGCATTAAAAGCGGGTGATGACATGATAAAACAAGCCCTCTCAATGGATGCATAA
- a CDS encoding Flagellar hook capping protein FlgD (PFAM: Flagellar hook capping protein) — protein MADSVISSAFNSLGTTGENVGTDQSILDKDDFLKLLLVELQNQDPTSPQDTDKILQQTSELATLEASTNTNQALENLSTSLSTSAQYATITSIGKMVSTGETSVPLEGGNPVNFDLYLPEDIDSGEITFISDQGIRVDAMQIEALSKGTNYFTWEGKDSSGEAFEDGYYTVEASYMTPEGTSGTAVFGTYPIQAVRFESGEAEFKIGSRYIPMSSAVEIYNGES, from the coding sequence ATGGCAGATAGTGTAATTAGCAGTGCTTTTAACTCACTTGGAACAACTGGAGAAAATGTAGGAACAGACCAGAGTATTTTAGATAAAGATGACTTTTTAAAACTTCTTCTTGTTGAATTACAGAATCAAGACCCAACAAGTCCGCAAGATACAGACAAGATTTTACAACAAACTTCTGAACTAGCAACACTTGAGGCTTCTACAAATACAAATCAAGCACTTGAAAATCTTTCAACTTCACTTTCAACTTCAGCACAATATGCAACAATAACTTCAATTGGAAAAATGGTTAGCACGGGTGAAACTTCTGTTCCACTCGAAGGCGGAAATCCTGTGAATTTCGATCTATATTTACCTGAAGATATTGATTCTGGTGAAATCACATTTATTAGTGACCAAGGAATTCGAGTTGATGCAATGCAAATTGAAGCACTCTCAAAAGGTACAAATTACTTTACTTGGGAAGGAAAAGATAGTTCTGGAGAAGCTTTTGAAGATGGATACTACACAGTCGAAGCTTCATACATGACACCAGAGGGAACTTCAGGAACAGCAGTTTTCGGAACTTACCCAATTCAAGCAGTTCGATTTGAGAGTGGAGAAGCAGAATTTAAAATTGGTAGCAGATATATTCCAATGAGTTCAGCAGTCGAGATTTATAACGGAGAGAGTTAA